The Candidatus Zymogenaceae bacterium nucleotide sequence CGGGCCGTGTGCTCCCGGAGGGGTTTGTTTTGAACCGCTCCCGGGCGTATGCCCGGGCCCCCTGGAGGAAAACCTCCTCGCCCGAGGTCAAAAGAATCGTGACGGCCGAATCACCGATCCGGATCGTCTTTTGCCTGAGCCGCCGTGCCAGGGCCAGAAGCGACACCACCGACGCGGCGTTGTCCACCGCCCCCCGGCTCTGGCGGTTCCTGGGAATGAAGATATATCCCCCCTGAGCGATGAAAAAAAAGAAGAAATAGAGAAGCACCAGCCCCGCCGCGGACAGGGCGACGATGTGTGTTACAAAAGACGAAAGCGTGGGGCGAAAATGGATCATGAACAGCCATCCGCATACCCCCAGACCCAGAAGAAGGCTTGCCGGGAGCCACCGGTAGACCCGCTCCCGCTGGACGTGATCCCACACGTCGGTCTTTGAATCGTAGTGGGCGCTGAACATCAACTCGCGCCTCGGTTTTTCGGGAATGAACCGGATGATGATATTTTCCCCCCGTCTCTTTCTCAGTCTGCTCACCAGCGGGACATGCCGGATGAACTCCAATGTCATAACCGCCGAGAGGAGTATCAGGCTTGCCGTTGCAGTGATGGGACTGCCCAGGTAGACCGATCCGAATAGAATCGCCGCGCACAAAAGAGACCAGAGCCCCACGAGGAACTGGGTGTACGGATACAGGTCGAACAACTGGACGAAAAAGGGGATGTCCCATCCCAGGAGGGTTTTCTTGATGTAGTCGGCGGTGGCATCCAGCGCCGGGGAGTGGTTCGGCCGGGGCACGGCGATGCGGCCCAGCATGTTCGATAATTCCCGATAGGTCACTATATCACAATCCGTCTATTACACCAATCTCGCCTGTTGTGATAACATACTTCGCCCCCGAGGGCAAGGATGATGAAAAAGCGGGGCGCACACCACCCCGCCTCTTGACTATCATGCCTGAAGGTGCGTTATTGAATGGAGTCGTAGCTCTCGATGAACACGCCCAGGGTTTCGACGGCCATCTCGAGGTTTTCGTAGTTCAGCCGCTCAAGGTTGTCGGCAGTGGAGTGAAATCCCCCCATGCCGAGCCCCGGCCTTCCTTCATGGCCGATGGTGATGACCGGGATCCCCGCCGCGGCGAAACGATGGGAATCGTCGGTGATGCTCTCGTCTTCGAGGGTCATGGGGACGCCCGAGACCTCCTCCCAGGCCAGGCTCGCCCGCTCGATCAGCTCCGGGTCCGCGTCGTAGAATTTCAGAAACACCCCCACCCGGGGCCAGTAGATCATGTTGCCGTTCTGGCCGATCAATTCCAGGTTGACGAGGGAGGTGGGGAGTTCGGGATTTGCGGTTTTCCCCCAGCGCTCCTTGACGTAGAAATCGGCCCCCTGCAGGGTCGTCTCTTCCCCGCAGGTGAGGATGATGGTGACGTTGGAGTCGCCGATATCCACCTCCCCGTCGTTGATGTTCTTCGCCAGGGCCATCAGTGTCACAAACGAGGCGCCGTCGTCTATGGTGCCCAGGCTGTCCTTTTCCGGCGACATAAAGACGAATCCGCCGAAGCCGATAAACACCAGCCCCCAGTAGACCACCAGGAGGCCCGCGACGGAGAGGCTTATGACAGTGACCAGGGCCTTCTTGGACTTTTTCACGAAGAAGAGCCACACCGACAAAACGACGCCCAAAAGAAAGGCATAGG carries:
- a CDS encoding M28 family peptidase gives rise to the protein MTYRELSNMLGRIAVPRPNHSPALDATADYIKKTLLGWDIPFFVQLFDLYPYTQFLVGLWSLLCAAILFGSVYLGSPITATASLILLSAVMTLEFIRHVPLVSRLRKRRGENIIIRFIPEKPRRELMFSAHYDSKTDVWDHVQRERVYRWLPASLLLGLGVCGWLFMIHFRPTLSSFVTHIVALSAAGLVLLYFFFFFIAQGGYIFIPRNRQSRGAVDNAASVVSLLALARRLRQKTIRIGDSAVTILLTSGEEVFLQGARAYARERFKTNPSGSTRPVSVVNLEAAGQGGNLCHWRRYGLFMKYKRPDLNLVFRINKVWESISGTIMDECDRITDDSLVYLSLEIPTVTIGNTGLPGAGLGGFHTTQDAVSRVDYTNIALIQKMLKQYIESYMTDRRT
- a CDS encoding M28 family peptidase, encoding MDINFTEIMETISIPRPGHRETLEQTAVYIKEVLTSWNIPFTVQEFMLRPYMQFSIGLTLLILAVLLFILVWRKKPTAALIVSIIFLPLLLLEFEMFIPLVSRILTKPAENIIITFSTPDAVRELIFAAHYDSKTDFFDHIQRAKIYKWIPYAFLLGVVLSVWLFFVKKSKKALVTVISLSVAGLLVVYWGLVFIGFGGFVFMSPEKDSLGTIDDGASFVTLMALAKNINDGEVDIGDSNVTIILTCGEETTLQGADFYVKERWGKTANPELPTSLVNLELIGQNGNMIYWPRVGVFLKFYDADPELIERASLAWEEVSGVPMTLEDESITDDSHRFAAAGIPVITIGHEGRPGLGMGGFHSTADNLERLNYENLEMAVETLGVFIESYDSIQ